In Bacteroidota bacterium, a single window of DNA contains:
- a CDS encoding serine hydrolase translates to MTSIPIRMPKYRPKHRILLYLLCLGGVVPAGSHAQKKELRFEKQRTEKDAPYRTQVNQIGGPNSPLLEKVFELNASALRPVLKKADDYRLQIIFTQINRDKYNRPYVKHHTWRYRPEEYFFPASAVKMATAAIALEHARQLGMPADAELRTFASGGCSGATGLEEMSLSYGHACLRHYVKDVFLVSGNLSYDRLYEFVGPGLLNRRLWEKGYPSYRIRTRYGQYCSEAQNRITNRMIFYGPDGSPLYEQPQDTAEALPPAAMRRTVVGTALLQDGALAPPKDFRMGNAASLEDLHKVLMALVLPQVVAPSERFRLAREDYQLLHKYMSMLPTESSDPQYDAYYSPTCMKYLFCGTRQPLPGADVRIFNKVGQAYGFLTDCAYIVDFEHNVEFMLSATLYCNEDGVLNDDLYDYERIGFPFLRQLGQILLDLERSRNKPYKPDLSFYRHNYAYY, encoded by the coding sequence ACCGGATCCTGCTATACCTGCTGTGCCTGGGCGGCGTAGTGCCTGCCGGGAGCCATGCGCAGAAAAAGGAGCTTCGGTTTGAGAAACAACGAACCGAAAAAGATGCCCCCTACCGCACGCAGGTCAACCAGATTGGGGGGCCGAACAGCCCGCTGCTGGAAAAAGTCTTTGAGCTGAACGCCAGTGCGCTCCGCCCGGTGTTGAAAAAAGCAGATGACTACCGGCTCCAGATCATCTTTACGCAGATCAATCGGGATAAATACAACCGCCCCTACGTAAAGCACCACACCTGGCGCTACCGCCCCGAGGAGTATTTCTTCCCCGCCAGTGCAGTAAAGATGGCTACCGCTGCCATTGCCCTGGAGCATGCCCGGCAGCTGGGCATGCCCGCAGATGCGGAGCTTCGCACCTTTGCCAGCGGAGGCTGCTCGGGCGCCACAGGCCTGGAAGAGATGAGCCTGAGCTATGGCCATGCCTGCCTGAGGCACTATGTAAAAGACGTTTTTCTGGTAAGTGGCAACCTTAGCTACGACCGGCTGTACGAGTTTGTAGGCCCAGGCCTGCTGAACCGGCGCCTATGGGAAAAGGGCTATCCCAGCTACCGCATACGCACCCGCTATGGGCAGTACTGCAGCGAAGCACAAAACCGGATAACCAACCGCATGATCTTCTACGGACCGGATGGGAGCCCGCTGTATGAGCAACCGCAAGACACCGCCGAGGCACTACCCCCGGCAGCCATGCGGCGCACCGTGGTGGGTACTGCCCTGCTGCAAGACGGAGCGCTGGCACCCCCAAAAGACTTCCGGATGGGCAATGCTGCCAGCCTGGAAGACCTGCACAAGGTGCTGATGGCCCTGGTACTGCCCCAGGTGGTAGCCCCATCCGAACGTTTCCGGCTGGCACGAGAGGACTACCAGCTGCTGCACAAATACATGAGCATGCTACCCACCGAGAGTAGCGACCCCCAGTATGATGCCTACTACAGCCCCACCTGCATGAAGTACCTATTCTGCGGCACTAGACAGCCCCTGCCAGGCGCCGATGTGCGGATTTTCAACAAGGTGGGCCAGGCATATGGCTTCCTTACAGACTGTGCCTATATCGTAGACTTTGAGCATAATGTGGAGTTTATGCTCTCGGCCACCCTGTACTGCAATGAAGACGGGGTGCTAAACGACGATCTATACGACTACGAGCGCATCGGCTTTCCCTTTCTGCGTCAGCTGGGCCAGATCCTGCTAGACCTGGAGCGTAGCCGAAACAAGCCCTATAAGCCGGATCTTTCCTTCTACCGGCACAACTATGCCTACTACTAG